In the Populus nigra chromosome 2, ddPopNigr1.1, whole genome shotgun sequence genome, AGAAACTATCTACAATATTCCACTCCAACCCATTCATTATCCATTTGCCTAGCAAATGAGTGATTCAGAAGGTTCCAACACAAAATGGCTgggaaaaaatgacaaaaatacaaAGTAGGTCCAGATTATGGAATTTTAAGGCCATAGAATACCAAGATGCacaccttaattaattttataacttcaGGATTGGAGAACCCAAACATTTCAGAACCCGATTTGAGTATTCTTCCTACTCCACCTTCAGTGCTAAAACCATTAGAAGTACCATCTTTCATCTTCCTTATTTTTCTGTATATTTTATCCCAGCAAGCAGCTGGAGTGGATCCTTtaatctgcaaaaaaaaaaaaaattaaaaatgataaaatcaattgaTACTCCTTCAGCAGGTTGACCCTAAGCAGTGAAGCAACCAACGGCACAAATGGTGAGGTGCCAATTATATTTTAGGTTTGATGGATAGGAAGAAAACAGCTGAAGACAAAGTGAATAGATCATAGTTTATTGATCATAAAAGTCCTTTTATTGACAGCAACATGCCAATATCAAGCAAGTACAAAATACTACAAGTTCTATTCTACCCCATTCCCGCAAAATATGCCCTACAAAGTTTGTGTTTCCTCGATCACCTTTTATCTGTACATGAAATGTTCTTGGTAGTACCATACAAAAGGTTAGTGTGACCTAAGATGTATAGTACAAAGAATCATTTAACaagatgagataaaaaaatagttagatGAGGAGAGTGGCATGCAATGCACAGAGATAATAGGAGTGCACATGTATCAGTGGTTTTAGGACCTCATCATAACTGACCTCCTCTCCATTATCCAATGTCACTCTAAATAGAGGCCGAATCTTTGACTCGGCATCTCTCAACACTTCCATCTTATACATCATAAGAACATTTGGATCTGAAACCCACAAagtcaaaaccaaaaccaaaaaagagaATAAGTCAGGGAACTAATAAAATCAAGAtgattaagaaaatgaaaaagaaaaatctcagAAAACGAGTTCATCGTAGCATAAAAGATGCAATAAACATGTCCCACaagatatttgaaaaataaccaccTTTTATCGAAGTAAATTTCCTCAGGGCAGTATACCCTTCAGGCCAGATGAATCTGTCATCTTGAAAATGTTCTGAGTCCTTAACAATCTTTCCTGTGAGGACAATGTACAAGTCTATAAGTGTAAATAAATGGCTGCAACAATATAAACTAATTACATATTAATACCCAGCCTCCCCAATTAAGTAGCAGGACGAGGCTGCAGGTACTGTGTTGCcatcaagaagaaaaaggtgGTGAAATGCACAAAACATGTTCAATCATGTCTTAGATAAAACAAAACACAAGAAGCAAATTCCAAAAGCTGAAACTTACCAAGGCTTATTATTTGCAAATCCCCAATTACATAAGGAGAAGTACCCAGCCTAGCCAATATCCTTCGAATCCCTCCATCTTGTATGCAATCTTCTCCTGAATCTGTACTCCCTTCATCCTCACTACTAGCACTCTCACAGCTATCAGCTTTCATGCCATTTTGCAGCTGCAGCATTCTTCTCGGAAGCTTTTGTTCACTGAGATACCTGGTCAAAACAAAATGATCACAGCATCAGGATCCCAACAGTCCATGTCATATTTTAAGTATTCTCACAGTTTTCCAACTCTTATGATTGAAAGAACTGCACTGTATAGCTGCTCCACAGTGAGTCTGTCCAGTGAAACTTCAGGTAAGAAATAGATAACAAGAAGGTAAAGTAACAATGAAAGTGAAGCCtatcaaccaaaaaaactaattgtGCAGGTACAGAATATTGGTAACCAACTCCAGAGCCTGAGCATCATCAAGCCTTTAGGACAAATTCCAAGGATTCTCAGCGTAGAAAGTAATTCAATTGTGGAGTCACTAAAAGGCTGTGTCAGAAGTGTTATTAGCCCATGCAACCCATTTCCCAggtttcaaaacaataatgcaggTTATATTACAAGAAGACAAGCACAAGATGGTACAGTCCCTAATATAGTAGCCTTCGCCAACTCAACAAGTGATGAAAGCATGCCATATTGATAAATTGACAACAGAAATTAGTGACGATCCCTATACATCAAGAGGGATTTGCAGGGGCACGATCACAAATCTGATTAAATAACAAGTACTCAAGCGTGAAACACCACACTCTCATGCCACTTCAACGAACTGAACCCTTAAAATCAACCTTACATTTTTGCTTCTTCCAAGCTTCTAGTGAAACGAGGTTGCTTGCACTTTAGgtggaaagaagaaagaagtcCTTTGAGAAACGAGATTGCCTGCTTTGGTTTAATTCTGATAATAGAAAGATCAAATATAAAGTCAGCCTCCGAGAAAAATAGATGTCCTACATATTGGGGAGTGATTGACTGCACGAGAAAAACTCCGAACTTGTAAGAACAACAAACCTTGCAAAATCATGGGTACCAAAAAATTGCACAGATACTGATCTTCCTCCAATATTTTTGCTTAAGCCTTTATGATTGCCAATAAGTGCTTCATCTACAACAATTGCTGGCCACATAGCATGACCTGCACTAGAACAATTAAAAGATATAGTTGGTGTAAAACCAAAAGGGTAAATTTATCTTTCTAATGTGTTACACAAAATGCTTTCTTCAAAACCCGAGAAAACTAGCACAATATAGTGTGCGTGCTGCTGAGTGCAACAGTTTGCATGTTACAATGCCTGCCTTTACTGTGCTGACATTCAATCTATCGAAGAGATTAATGCTAAGTCAAGTTTTGAATAATTAACTGATGATAGAACTTGCATGTACATAATGACAGAAACTGCCCAGGCATGAGGATAGGAATCAAATAAATGCAAAAGATCCTTTCCACCAAAATCCGGGTTCATTAATGCATAGGCAAACAAGACCATCCAAACACAAATACAAAATAGGCTTGATACAAGTTCTTAACAGAATCAttgattttgtttccttttctttttgtttaaattacccggtaaaccttttttttaatgcccTCGATCTGTGTGCCGTTAAATGACCATACATTCAATCAATAGTCTTTCTAATCCAGCACATTGGATTTCCTTGACCCTGAAACTATAAAGCATTATTTAGTCAAGATTAGCATGTTGGAAGAAGTAAAAATATGTTTGCAAAAGCATACACAAGAATCAGTTTGGTCATAGGGCCTCAAAGCCTAATCTAAAGAAAAGGGATAAGGTTTTAGCTCGCAATTCGTATCTTGTGTTACAGAGCCTTGATATTTCAAAGCATCTCTGAGATATCTTcaggtttttttatggttaatgtCAGTAATGCAAATAGTGAAATCAAATAGAACGAAGACAGACAAAGACAAAAGCCAAGAAATTTGGTGCAGACCAGTGACTTTGGCCCATATGATATCCCCAGGGTCGAGATCTTGGCAGTCATCCAAACTGGCAGCTAACACAACCATCTCATTGTAATCATATCTATCACCATCTGTACTTTTTACAGAGACAGTCAGGTTCAACCGCTCCATCTCctcatgagaaataaaaaattttactttctCGTTCGAAATTATTAAATCCTCTTTATCTCCATCTTCATATTCAATCTGCATTCAGTTCATCTCCCATCAACAATAGTACCCCATCGTATCCTTTGAATTCTAAAGCTGTTcgaaatttagaataaaaaatataaattgggCATCAAGCCATACATTGTATCGATTGGTATCTGCGATGTGCCCAACAACACGTCCAGAATACCATTCAGCATCCATTGGCCAGTAAACCTGTAAAAATCAGCTTTATCATGCATATAACAAAAAGGTAAAGAGAGATGGAAATAATCTCACGAAACCAAGAGAAGTAAAGCATATGCTTGCCTTGCATGGTAACCCAATGAATGATTTTGGATCAACACCATCAAAACTCAACCTATTGAAGACAGAATTTACACCCATTAAACAAAAACTCACATGAATAAGCAGAAACCAGCTGTAGGCCAATGCAAAAGGTCAAAATGTGATTAAAATACATGCTACATTGTCTCAGCACCTAAAATGCAGCttataaagattaaaaactttaccgaaaaaattcaaattccacCACTCTAATAACTGAAAGAACTACTTTCGTCagtaattttcaataaaatccatCTCAATTAGTACATTAAGAGAGAAACCCACCTGACCCATTTTTTACTAGTAGCTGGAAGGGCCGAAAATTTATCAGAACTCGTAACCATAGAATCACGTTTCTTTCTCTTAAAATCCCCAATCTTACTATTACTGTTGTTAGTATTATTACGGCAATCCCTCAATCGAGGCCTATCAAACCCTAGCAAAATATTAGAATCGACACCCAATTTCAGCAACTCCTTACTCCCCGtccttctcctcttcttctccttgttcAACTCGATCATCGACTCCTCCTCAAATTCACAAAAGTCGCTCTTCACCGCCTCCTTAGGCTCAGCGGCGCGTGAAACCAACGAATCAAAAAAGGAAGGTCGGGGGGCCCGTTTTGGACGGCGAGAGTAAACGTGGAGTAAAGAAGGGGGGTGGTCGCCCCGTGGATGGTGAAGGTGGTGTTGGTGGTGGGGTAAGAGCTTCCGGGCTTTAACTTTCTTTGACATAACGTTGGCTGATCCACAGAGAGATGCAGCAGAGTAGACACGGTCCAACGACACGTAGCGTATCGGGGTGCCCCCGGCTTCACCTTCTTCGAAATCGAGAGGAGATTTGTGGATTTTATCTACTGTGTGGGGTTTGTGGAGAAGTGCCATGAATGGGTGAGGTAGTGAGAGAGAGAAACTGACCTGTCTCGAAATTGGGGAAGGAGAGAGGGAGGGTTAGGGTTTAAGGATTTGGATttggagggagggagagattTTCCCAAATTATCAGTTTCCCGCCCGCCGTGTCTAAAATAGGAGAGAGAGGGCTCCTGCAAGCAAGGGTGCCCCGATAATCTATCAATCCTCGTGTTAATTttcttaaggttttttttctttttttggtgacTGGGACTACGAGGGAGAGAATTTTACAAAAGTACTTCGCACGTGCCAAACATTATGTTATAAGAAATTGTCGATGTGATGACAAGATAGACTTAACAATTTCCCTGATGGGCTCGCCCGGCCTACCTGATAACGACccaaaaacattatattttgatttttctatcatttagtcccttgtttttttaaaaattacggTTTTGCTTCCTCCTATTAGTCCTATATGTTTATTGATGCAAATTATTCTTTCATCAGCGTCTAAAATCAATAACAAGATGGACCGACCCTTCTGGCCTAGTGGCAGAGGCAAGGTTTCCTTACTTCTGTTACCTGGGTTTGAAACTCAGTATGTATGTTTATTATCCCCGTAGTGTTTTATCTGTTTATTGGACTTGCAAGGTGTTCAGTAGGTCTGGGAATTAGTTGTGGTgggcgtaagctggcccggacaccccgggttacccaaaaaaaaaataacaagatctACGCAGCCAATTCAAAAAACCCTAGCTTGTGATGAGGACACAAGCACCTGGGAAAATATGATATTGGcacttttacttttcttttttctcattagaAAGGCCACTTTGATAATGCAGTAGCTTTCACTTTTCAAAAGTGTGtttatcttgaaaaaacattaaattaatttttttagtgtttttcgaTCATTTTGacgtgctaatattaaaaattaaaaaaatccgaaaaacaaattattttgatatatttttaagtgaaaaacacttttaaaaagcatcatgcaccacaatatcaaacatgaCTTAAAGAAATCGTGATGAAGTGGTGAAAACTCGATTGGATTTTCTGCAGATATGTCTTGGATTTATAGAGTGACTGGACTTGACCACTAGTTGGTGGATTAACAAGGCAACTTTTatgattacataaaaaaataaagttcctaacaaaaaacattcaaatatttaagtcaataaatatatagaaaaaaaaaccatgtatgaGCAAAATATGCAAGAGATAGCACGAGGTTTGAGGAGATAGACGTGATTATTAAGAGGTGATCACAATACGAGGTAATCATGGTGTAAAAAGGTGATGGTAATAACCATAAAAGGGCGACCAAAagatgttaatgaaaatagcaGTGATCAACAGATGATAGCGACCATGAAATGATAGCAGATATAAGGTATTAACCGAAAAGTGGTAATAATTTGAAAGTGTTAACCAAGAAATAATCGTGATTAGAAGGTAGTAATGACTATAAAGCGATAATGATCGAAGGTGTTAACCAAAAAGTGATAATGATCAGGAGATGATAATTAATTACAAGATGTTAATCAAGAAGTGGCAATGTATGATGATCCTGCATCTATGGAATCATCAAAAACCTTGAAACCAATAACATTACAGTAATCATGTCATAGTTCTCCAAGTAATAAAGGGTAaacttttgataaaattaaaagttataatgAATGGGAAGGGACATAGGAAGGACATGTGAAGAATCCGCAGCCACTTATTCCAGTGTGAAATGTAAACTTCCAACAATAGTTGCCATGAAGGGAAAATGGTGGAGGAAATGGAGCATAGTTATCTTCACCGGCAACCTCGTGATGCCAAAGACTTTAGCATTAATGCCCACCCAGTTGACCCATAACAGGATGTTGTCGTTATACTACAATCACCTTTTGTGAGCGCTGGCATTCAAGATTTTTACCCAGCGTGATGCTCATATAAAGAATGAAACTCTAAGAGGGTAGCACGCCTGGCAAAAGCTCCTCTCCTCTTACAAAGGAAGATATCTCTATAATGGCATAACCCTCTCCAAGCTTACTGGAATAGGAGACCATGACCAGCTTTTCAATCTATAAATAAAGATGTTTGTGGAAAACGCACCAGGTTTACTCTCACATGGCATGGACGGCCAGCCAGTAATGGCGAGAGCAGCAGAGGAAAATTAAGCACATTATACACAGGCACTGTTTCATGAATAAAAACACGAGGCCTTTTCGGCACCAAATAATACAAGTCACAATATACAGCCTTCCGCATCAGGCTTCCTGCACATAGAAGTGATGCTTTCACTTATGAACAGAAGTTGATGATCTGATCGATGTAATATTGACGAGCTTATATATCCCCAGTCTCAGTTCATCAGCGTCCGTTCATTTCACACTGCATCTCACTGTGCTTTGCTTTTAGACTAAATTCATGACAACATAAgtccatcttttcttttctctagcATTAGTTTCCAGGGAAGAGCAGGCCTCTTCACAGCTTCTGAGGAAGCCTCCCTTACCAGAAGCAGAGAGAGCAAGAGGATCAGTGTTCATTTCCACCCGTTTATAAAGAAGACCCATCTTCCTCCACATCTGTAAACACTCTTTTCCATCAAAACTTATGTCTTCTGCATCAAAAAGAATTCCAAAAATGACTATATCAAGTTCCACACAACATTCTGGTAACTTAGAGAGCAAGAACTTCAAGCGGGTGAAATCTATCATCTTCAAAGATGATAGCAAGATGATGTTCGCAATTGTTACATTCCAACAAGTGTTTGCATCTTCCATCTCACTAATAATAGCATCCATGCCTCTTCGACTCAAAAGACAAGCATGAGAAAGGTGTTGGCACAAACAATATCAGTCCGAGCAGTTCTAGAAGTAAGATCAACGGCCAACCATGTCTCGAAAACATGTAGTttgctatatttttaattaagtttttttttaacacaggctaatgaattgatttaaaattaaattttataatttatttttatttcataactcGAGCTACAAGTTTAATGAATTAATCCaaaataattagttattttttatttttttaatcaaatatttttaattttatcttttaattaattattaattaaaatttaacatacataatttattttaatttattttttatttggttatcaTAATTCTGAATCataagtttaataaattaattcatattaacttaaattattttttagttatttttttagtttttaattttaattttatcttttaatattaaatttattaaaaattaaactttacaatttattttaatatattttttataaaaatataagtttcaTAACCGGcatgtaaattaataaattaacctaaatcaattcaatatattaacatcttaatatttatattaaaaaaatttattctgaaTGCTGGTTTTTACTTATATTTAAGTTGTATTTAGAACCATCATATTAGCCAAATAACATTGAATCAATCTctccatgatttaaaaaatatctactaAAAAACAATAGCAATGTCCAGATTTAATATAGTCTTTACATAACTAGTTCGGTGGGGTAAATCCCACATGCATCATCATTCCTATATTATATAGCTAATGCATTAACTATGCTAATTTACAGATGAGCAGCAAACAAATTGTGCCCAGTATGGTCTTCCCCTGACtttcctcttctctctcttaaTATCTGCAGGATACCTTGCTGGAGAACTCCATGCTTTCTCTTCCACCATGGCAGGCTCACCTACAGGTTCTTGAGGAGCCAGAATGGAGCTCACTGTTTTAGACAAAGCACCGTTATCTTTAGCTGCGGAACCATCCTTTTCAACTAGGATTTCCTTGGCATTTAGTGCCTTGGATTTGGTTTCCATACTTGCCTCGCCTAAAAGGCTCTTTAAAGGAGTATGTTGTGGGCTCCTCAGAGAAGGGTGTTGTTCCCCGGTGCTCCAGTTTGTGACCTTGGCAATAATCTCTTCGTTCTTTTTTCTCCCCTGCGACTCATTCAAAACATTGGTAACGGAAGGAAACCAACCAGCTTGTACAGAAGCAGCTTTTGGCTGTTGTGGGTTCCCTGTTGTCTGGATTTCAGATGCAGCAGCTTTCTGGTTAACCACATCTCTAGGTTCAACCAATGTCATGAAAGATGGGGGATCAAAAATATCTGATTTATCAGCATGTTCTGTCTCAGAAGCAGCTATCGGCTTCTTCAAGGTGGCTTTCTCTGCTTCTGATAATGCTTGGGAACCATTTGATGGCAAAGGCTCAGCATCAAGAATAGCTGGTATATCCGATTGGGTAGAAAGCACTGGATTAGAAACAACAGACTAGATTGAATTAATGGAAACGTGACAAACCTTGTTCTGTAAaggtatcaaaataaaatagtagGCGTCATGGAAAGGATGGTTTGCAAACGAGCTGACAACACATGTTATAGATGCTCTACGGATTAGGGAGCTAATCCTAATCAAGAATAAGCAATGAAATGACAAGAATTTTGGTtgagtaaagttttttttagaacaatgTAGCAATTGCAACAAGTGTGTTTTTGAGAATCGTTTAAAACACCAATTGAAGTTCAATAATCTAAGGTGATTTATACAACACTTTGTATTATGCAAGTGCAAGATATGATGGGGCTTTGGGTCCCAATTAGCCTCTACATGTcacacctaaaaaaaatataatgacatCAAAAGTAGTAGTAAATCCggaattaaattttcattgcaAACATACCTGAAACGGAACCCCAGTGACCTTCTAAACTATCAGTTTGGCTAACTGAATCAACTGAAAAGTCAGTAGCAGATGCAACAACCTGTTGTGTAACTAAGTTATTATCACCTTCATCAGGCAAAGACTCAGGTGTGTTCCCAGATGCAACTCCAAGAAAATCTCTGGCCTGATTATCTGCAACAGGGGAAGAATTTTGAAGGGAAGATGAAGGTTCTGAACGAGAAACTAGAGGCTCTCTCACCATCTTGTCTTCAGAAGACTTCCATAATACCTCAGCATCTCCACCACTATATGATTCAGCAGCTGCACTAACTTCACCAGCACGCTCAACTAGTTGATTGGCCATACCATTGCTTTCAGGTTCCTTTCTGCTTTCCTGAGGATCCAAAATTCCACCTATATCTGTGTGTTCATGTTGTGGCAACTTGCCCTCACACACATTAATATCATTCTCTGAGGTAAAACAGGATTCGACATTGACAGCAGATTCAGGTGTTGTTTTTGGCCCCCTCAAGGGATTTTCCTCCCCCAATCCAGATACAGAATCACCTTCAGTCACAATTTCAGACGCATTGCATCTTTCTATTTTACCCTCTTCTGGACCAGCAGCTTTGACATCTCCAAGTACGCTGTTCCTTTGATCAGCTTGTTCAGAGGGAATACTAGCAAGTTGTGGCAACTTTCCCTCACACACATTAATATCATTCTCTGAGGTAAAACAGGATTCGACATTGACAGCAGATTCAGGTGTTGTTTTTGGCCCCCTCGAGCGATTTTCCTCCCCCAATCCAGATACAGAATCACCTTCAGCATTGCATCTTTCTATTTTACCCTCTTCTGGACCAGCAGCTTTGACATCTCCAAGTACGCTGTTCCTTTGATCAGCTTGTTCAGAGCGAATACTAGCAAGTTGTGGCAACTTTCCCTCACACACATTAATATCATTCTCTGAGGTAAAACAGGATTCGACATTGACAGCAGATTCAGGTGTTGTTTTTGGCCCCCTCGAGCGATTTTCCTCCCCCAATCCAGATACAGAATCACCTTCAGCATTGCATCTTTCTATTTTACCCTCTTCTGGACCAGCAGCTTTGACATCTCCAAGTACGCTGTTCCTTTGATCAGCTTGTTCAGAGGGAATACTAGCAAGTTGTGGCAACTTTCCCTCACACACATTAATATCATTCTCTGAGGTAAAACAGGATTCGACATTGACAGCAGATTCAGGTGTTGATTTTGGCTCCCTCAAGAGATTTTCCTCCCCCAATCCAGATACAGAATCACCTTCAGTTACAATTTCAGACGCATTGCATCTTTCTATTTTACCCTCTTCAAGACCAGCAGCTTTGACATCTCCAAGTACACTGTTCCTTTGATCAGCTTGTTCAGAGGGAATACTAGCATGTTTAGAAGTCGGTATCCTGTTTTCTGCAAAACTCTCCTTTgtatttctattgtttttttcattttcacctACTTcagaacttttaattttatctttttcatcATTACCAGTATCATCCATGCCAATTAAGTTTGTCTGCCTAACCTCAGCATCCATTGGCACAACCACAATGTTAGTATCAGATGTGGCTTTTGTAGCATGCTCTATAGAACTCGTCAGAGATGAAGTTTCACAATGATCACAAGGTACAACTTCTTCAGGAGAGTGAACAGAAATGCTCTTCTCCAAGTCACCTGTCACAACATCTGTTACACCAACTTCTGATCTCTGGGGCATATCAGCTTCTGCTTCACCAGGCAATTCAACAATATGCTGGCTGGTCCCATCTTTTGGTTCAAGGTTATCATTCAAAACATGCATATTGGATGCAGAGACTTCGGTGTCCTCAGTCAATGGCCTTGAGTTAAAACCCTGAGGATTGTTCTTAAGGTCAGAATCCTTAACATTGTTAGATGCTCCAAACGAATCCATGTTCATAAGTTGGGGCAATTTCCCTCCTTCAAGGTCTTTAAAACCTTTAACCATGTTCTCAGCATCAGCAACTACAGTTAAGTCATTGGGAACTATCAGCACATGCATATTTCCATTTCCTTCTCCCTTATTATCATAACTCACAGCTGAATTTACATAAACAGCAGAGTCGATTTCTTGAGTATCCCCCTCGATCTGAGCAGTGGAAATAGAAGAATGCGCAGGTTCAACCAAATTAACTTCAGGGGAGAGATCATTTAAAGACATTCCAGAGGCTAAATCATCAGTATAGCCTCCTTCCTTCAATTGAAGGACTTCTGCAGCAGGCACAGGCTGTGAAGTTACATCCTCCATCTTCTGTGACACAGATGCATCCTCTGCATTGTCATCGGTTGAAACCACTACATCCAGTAGCTGTCCATCTAATTTAGTTTCTTCATTTCCTTTTGCATCAGTCTCTGGCAAATCCTCGACAGTGCCACTCTTCTTATTCTCTTGTGATGCATCTGTTTGTGTTTCAAGTTTGATGGGGATTGAGTCCCATGCAGAACTTCCGTTATCATGGCTATGCTCAAAGTCAGATTCTTCACCTCTACAATCTGTTAAAGATCTGGTCATGGAGGCAATCGTAGCATTCGAGTCATGATCCAGGGACTCTTGAGCACTTCCAGACAGATTAATTACTGGAACTTCAGTACTTTGCATTTGGATGTGGTCAGCTGAATTGCTTGGAGGTGGGCTGATAACTGCATTGTTCCATAAAGTAACAATCAAACCAACATGCTTACTGGATATAAAATGTAACAATCTTAAATCCACAAAATCTATCCCCTCATTTTCTGGGAGGGGAGTAGTGTGAGTCTATTGTTAAGTGACTGCAGGATCTGAATCAACGCACATGGAATTACTTGTGCACATCTACTCAGaatctcattatttttcttcagaAAAGGGGCAGAAAAAAATGGACACTTATTAAGAAGACTAATTTATAAAACAGTTTCACGAGAACAAAATATTACTAAAATTTACACAGCTTGAatacataaaagaaattaaaaaaaaaaattgaagcgcCAAGTATAACTTCATCAACCAAAAAACACGTGCAGCATGTACAATAGAGTGGAATTAAAGGCATCTCTAGGAAAATTAACATGTGCGCTTAtttgtataaaagaaaagaaaagaaaataagattaaattacCCCAGAGAGTTTTTACATGCCTAAAATGACATTCAAAGCTATAAATATTCCAGGAATAAAATGCACGattcaaaaagaaatattcTGCATAGCAAACCAGATGTAATCCAAATATATAGAATCCAACTGTGAAACCCCAGTGGCTGCTCACTAAAAGGTCTCCTGGGTGACACATGACCGTTCCAAAAAGCTAGAGATGGAGCATGTCAAACAAGATCCATCAAACAGCCCAGAGATCATATCAAAAGTTCGTGAGTCTTAAAAGCGTTTTGTCACAATTAAACCTTCTTGAGTACCCTGCCAATCAATCCAGTATCTCAACTAAAGCTTTTATCTTGTGTACTAGCAAAAGATTCTACTTACCATCGTGCATCACATTCCATGATGCCTAGTGGCCTATTTTACCCACCCTACCCATCACTTAAAATGACTCCATCATGGCCAAGAATGCAATCACGGTGATGAAATGCAGCCTATTTACAAGAGAGGGTCACAGTGAATTAAAATACAACTTCCGACCAGTATTGAATATTGCAGCTACCCAAGAACGCATTAATCATATTATAAACTTAAATGCAGACAAAACAGCACAAATCAATTGATTATCAGGTCCCGTTAAAAGCTGACCAGTAATTGAACCATCCTCGGATGATTGAGCAGTGGCTTTATTGATTTCCAAGTTAATTTCTGGTTCTTTAACATCCCTTGTATGCTCTCTAGTCACCGGACTGGATCCGCTTTCAGGAAATTCGGCAATAGCATCCGTAAAAACATCATCTTCTGATCTATTCGATCTGCTCCCTACTCCACCACAACCCTTCTCATTAATACCTCTCTCCCAACCTT is a window encoding:
- the LOC133681852 gene encoding uncharacterized protein LOC133681852 isoform X1, with the translated sequence MDSQDPRKNPTHTPGHESHGVYVCHKCGWPFPNPHPSARHRRAHKKICGTLEGYKFVDSEETPLSALSDDDHGSDEDPKTPSPKGWERGINEKGCGGVGSRSNRSEDDVFTDAIAEFPESGSSPVTREHTRDVKEPEINLEINKATAQSSEDGSITVISPPPSNSADHIQMQSTEVPVINLSGSAQESLDHDSNATIASMTRSLTDCRGEESDFEHSHDNGSSAWDSIPIKLETQTDASQENKKSGTVEDLPETDAKGNEETKLDGQLLDVVVSTDDNAEDASVSQKMEDVTSQPVPAAEVLQLKEGGYTDDLASGMSLNDLSPEVNLVEPAHSSISTAQIEGDTQEIDSAVYVNSAVSYDNKGEGNGNMHVLIVPNDLTVVADAENMVKGFKDLEGGKLPQLMNMDSFGASNNVKDSDLKNNPQGFNSRPLTEDTEVSASNMHVLNDNLEPKDGTSQHIVELPGEAEADMPQRSEVGVTDVVTGDLEKSISVHSPEEVVPCDHCETSSLTSSIEHATKATSDTNIVVVPMDAEVRQTNLIGMDDTGNDEKDKIKSSEVGENEKNNRNTKESFAENRIPTSKHASIPSEQADQRNSVLGDVKAAGLEEGKIERCNASEIVTEGDSVSGLGEENLLREPKSTPESAVNVESCFTSENDINVCEGKLPQLASIPSEQADQRNSVLGDVKAAGPEEGKIERCNAEGDSVSGLGEENRSRGPKTTPESAVNVESCFTSENDINVCEGKLPQLASIRSEQADQRNSVLGDVKAAGPEEGKIERCNAEGDSVSGLGEENRSRGPKTTPESAVNVESCFTSENDINVCEGKLPQLASIPSEQADQRNSVLGDVKAAGPEEGKIERCNASEIVTEGDSVSGLGEENPLRGPKTTPESAVNVESCFTSENDINVCEGKLPQHEHTDIGGILDPQESRKEPESNGMANQLVERAGEVSAAAESYSGGDAEVLWKSSEDKMVREPLVSRSEPSSSLQNSSPVADNQARDFLGVASGNTPESLPDEGDNNLVTQQVVASATDFSVDSVSQTDSLEGHWGSVSVLSTQSDIPAILDAEPLPSNGSQALSEAEKATLKKPIAASETEHADKSDIFDPPSFMTLVEPRDVVNQKAAASEIQTTGNPQQPKAASVQAGWFPSVTNVLNESQGRKKNEEIIAKVTNWSTGEQHPSLRSPQHTPLKSLLGEASMETKSKALNAKEILVEKDGSAAKDNGALSKTVSSILAPQEPVGEPAMVEEKAWSSPARYPADIKREKRKVRGRPYWAQFVCCSSVN